In one Mycobacteroides chelonae genomic region, the following are encoded:
- a CDS encoding nitroreductase family deazaflavin-dependent oxidoreductase encodes MGTGTPAKTVDGPLPESLRYTDGRYVFERRPGLDTTAAPLAERRRFAGALHAIHRPWFAIRVPRGVGILTTIGRRSGSPRITYVKAVRDGDRTYLAAITGRHTLWVKNIQANPQVSLRLTDGTYSGVARPIAPGDPVYDAARERFCGVVHPFDYVENMFHRTGLPSRRKIVELHRAWFEGGTPLVVELDTRA; translated from the coding sequence ATGGGAACTGGGACCCCCGCTAAGACCGTGGACGGCCCCTTGCCGGAGTCGTTGCGCTACACGGACGGACGGTACGTGTTCGAGCGGCGACCGGGACTGGACACCACGGCAGCCCCGCTGGCAGAGCGCCGGCGTTTCGCCGGGGCGCTGCACGCGATACACCGGCCATGGTTCGCGATCCGGGTGCCTCGCGGGGTGGGCATACTGACGACCATCGGCAGAAGATCCGGGAGTCCGCGCATCACGTATGTCAAGGCGGTGCGCGACGGGGATAGGACATATCTGGCCGCGATAACCGGTCGGCACACCCTGTGGGTCAAGAATATTCAGGCCAACCCTCAGGTAAGCCTGAGGCTCACCGACGGAACGTACTCCGGGGTGGCTCGGCCGATCGCACCCGGCGACCCGGTGTATGACGCGGCTCGCGAGCGATTCTGTGGTGTCGTACATCCCTTCGATTACGTCGAAAACATGTTCCACCGCACGGGCTTGCCATCGCGACGCAAGATTGTTGAACTGCATCGCGCCTGGTTCGAGGGCGGGACACCACTCGTCGTCGAACTCGACACACGCGCGTGA
- a CDS encoding glycerol-3-phosphate dehydrogenase/oxidase — protein MTTQLNSTRRSADLAALAGGAPVDVLVIGGGITGVGVALDAASRGLRVTLVEKHDLAFGTSRFSSKLVHGGLRYLASGQVGIARESAIERHILMTRTAPHLIHPLAQVVPLHPAVSMFSRTLVRVGFVAGDGLRKLAHTSADVLPRSRAIDAGEVIRRAPTVRRNGLRGGLMAFDGQLVDDARLVVSIARTAAGLGARILTRVSAEQVTGDGAMLRDELTGNTIAVQAGLVINAAGVWAGQVDHDIKLRPSRGTHLVFRAASFGGLAAALTVPVPGTINRFVFALPAIHDRVYLGLTDEPAPGPVPDVAEPSAAEEQFLLDTVNTVLQTSLSESDVAGRFAGLRPLLDGDDSATADLSRKHAVRVSESGVVSVVGGKLTTYRKMAEDALDAGLERRPLAASECVTQNLTVVDDWPGAVGTRVVDDVDITCEQVEFALTHEGALDTDDVLDRRTRIGLVPADKELAVGAVQGLVDSYFSQVN, from the coding sequence ATGACAACCCAGCTCAACAGCACACGACGCAGTGCCGATCTCGCCGCGCTGGCCGGTGGCGCTCCGGTTGACGTCCTCGTCATCGGCGGTGGTATCACCGGTGTCGGGGTGGCACTCGACGCGGCGAGTCGCGGCCTGCGTGTCACGCTGGTCGAGAAGCACGACCTTGCCTTCGGCACAAGCAGATTCAGTTCCAAGCTGGTGCACGGCGGATTGCGCTATCTTGCTTCGGGTCAGGTGGGTATTGCCAGGGAAAGCGCGATCGAGCGGCACATCCTCATGACGCGTACCGCCCCGCACCTCATTCACCCGCTCGCGCAGGTGGTTCCGCTGCACCCGGCGGTGAGCATGTTCAGCCGGACCCTGGTGCGGGTGGGATTCGTCGCGGGGGATGGGTTGCGCAAGCTCGCGCACACCTCGGCCGACGTGCTGCCCCGCTCGCGCGCGATCGACGCGGGTGAAGTCATCCGCCGGGCCCCGACCGTGCGGCGCAACGGACTTCGCGGTGGATTGATGGCCTTCGACGGGCAGCTCGTCGACGATGCACGGTTGGTGGTGTCCATCGCACGCACGGCGGCGGGTCTGGGTGCCCGCATCCTCACCAGAGTGTCCGCCGAGCAGGTCACCGGCGACGGCGCGATGCTTCGCGACGAGCTGACCGGCAATACCATTGCGGTACAGGCGGGTTTGGTCATCAACGCCGCCGGGGTATGGGCCGGCCAAGTCGATCATGACATTAAGCTGCGTCCTAGCCGTGGGACACACCTGGTGTTCCGCGCGGCGAGCTTCGGCGGACTTGCCGCCGCCCTGACTGTTCCGGTGCCCGGCACGATCAACCGTTTCGTGTTCGCCCTGCCCGCCATCCACGATCGGGTATACCTCGGGCTCACCGACGAGCCGGCGCCCGGTCCGGTACCGGATGTGGCCGAACCCTCTGCGGCGGAGGAGCAGTTCCTCCTCGACACCGTGAATACGGTGCTGCAGACCTCACTGTCCGAATCGGATGTGGCGGGACGCTTCGCGGGGCTGCGACCACTTCTCGACGGTGATGACTCCGCGACCGCGGACCTGTCCCGTAAGCACGCGGTCCGGGTATCTGAGTCGGGTGTCGTCAGCGTGGTGGGCGGCAAGCTGACTACCTATCGCAAGATGGCCGAGGACGCCCTCGACGCGGGTCTGGAACGCCGGCCGCTGGCGGCCTCGGAGTGTGTGACGCAGAACCTGACCGTGGTGGACGACTGGCCGGGTGCCGTGGGTACCCGGGTGGTCGACGATGTCGATATCACCTGTGAACAAGTCGAATTCGCGCTCACTCATGAGGGTGCGCTCGACACCGATGATGTCCTCGATCGTCGTACCCGTATCGGGCTCGTGCCCGCCGACAAGGAACTGGCTGTCGGCGCGGTTCAGGGCCTCGTCGACTCCTACTTCTCGCAGGTGAACTGA
- a CDS encoding TetR/AcrR family transcriptional regulator: MVNLLPLCEHGKTMSSSIPRNSQGNDRAGARNPRVDLVSAAVQLLNEQGPDALQTRKIAAAAGTSTMAVYTYFGGMSELIAEVAEEGLRQFAAAQSDVPQTGDPIADFMVTGMVYRQFAIDHPHMYRLMFGVTSAHGINAPSRNMFNTVHLTPQHSSATQLYRSVQRAMAAGRIDGSPDDAAKVAATAAKFWTIMHGFVMLELAGFWGEDGAAVGPVLGSMTTDLLIALGDTPEQLSSSAANAAARIAALA, from the coding sequence ATGGTGAATCTACTCCCGTTGTGCGAACATGGCAAGACCATGAGCTCATCCATACCGCGAAACAGTCAGGGAAACGACCGGGCCGGCGCACGCAATCCCCGGGTCGACCTGGTATCCGCGGCAGTGCAGCTGCTGAACGAGCAGGGCCCCGATGCACTGCAGACGCGGAAGATCGCCGCTGCCGCCGGCACCTCCACCATGGCGGTCTACACCTATTTCGGTGGCATGAGCGAGCTCATCGCCGAGGTAGCCGAGGAAGGCCTGCGCCAGTTCGCCGCAGCACAGTCCGACGTGCCCCAGACCGGCGACCCCATCGCCGATTTCATGGTGACGGGCATGGTCTATCGCCAGTTCGCCATCGACCACCCGCACATGTACCGACTGATGTTCGGCGTCACGAGCGCGCACGGCATCAACGCCCCCAGCCGCAACATGTTCAACACCGTGCACCTGACACCCCAGCACTCCAGCGCCACACAGCTCTATCGCAGCGTGCAGCGCGCCATGGCCGCGGGCCGGATCGACGGCTCACCCGACGACGCCGCGAAGGTCGCCGCGACCGCCGCCAAGTTCTGGACCATCATGCACGGGTTTGTCATGCTGGAACTGGCCGGATTCTGGGGCGAAGACGGCGCTGCGGTCGGCCCGGTACTGGGCTCCATGACCACGGATCTGCTGATCGCACTGGGCGATACGCCCGAACAGCTCAGCAGCTCGGCCGCCAACGCCGCAGCCCGAATCGCCGCGCTGGCCTAG
- the rplJ gene encoding 50S ribosomal protein L10, translated as MAKTEKVTAVAEITEQFKDSTATVITEYRGLSVSALGTLRRSLGASATYSVAKNTLVKRAAAEAGVEGLDELFSGPTAIAFIKGEPVDAAKAIKTFAKENKALIIKGGYMDGRALSVAEVERIADLESREVLLAKLAGAMKGNLAKAAGLFNAPASQVARLAAALQEKKASEEAA; from the coding sequence ATGGCCAAGACTGAAAAGGTCACCGCCGTTGCCGAGATCACCGAGCAGTTCAAGGATTCAACTGCGACCGTGATCACCGAGTACCGCGGCCTGTCGGTGTCCGCTCTGGGCACCCTGCGTCGCTCCCTCGGAGCTTCCGCCACCTACTCCGTCGCCAAGAACACGCTGGTCAAGCGTGCGGCTGCGGAAGCCGGTGTGGAGGGCCTGGACGAACTGTTCAGCGGCCCAACGGCAATCGCGTTCATCAAGGGTGAGCCCGTGGACGCTGCGAAGGCCATCAAGACCTTCGCGAAAGAAAACAAGGCTCTGATCATCAAGGGCGGCTACATGGATGGCCGCGCCCTGTCAGTTGCCGAGGTTGAGCGCATCGCCGATCTGGAATCGCGCGAGGTGCTGCTGGCCAAGCTGGCCGGCGCAATGAAGGGCAACCTGGCCAAGGCCGCCGGGCTGTTCAACGCCCCGGCGTCCCAGGTTGCACGCCTGGCCGCCGCCCTGCAGGAAAAGAAGGCCAGCGAAGAGGCTGCGTAG
- a CDS encoding TetR/AcrR family transcriptional regulator translates to MTVETTDIAGVAEVPADPVTERILDAALSCVTEFGVRRTTLVEVAKRAGVSRPSVYRRWPDVRSLVAELLTREMASILPATGQGHARDRLVQSVAGLVTQVREHSIFAAILRSDPELLLTYIVRRLGTSQRALIGWTALLIAEGQADGSIRTGGPEQMAAMVLLIGQSVLQSARIVADILSPDELVNELAAAIDGYLTA, encoded by the coding sequence ATGACGGTCGAGACGACAGACATCGCCGGGGTCGCGGAGGTCCCGGCGGATCCCGTCACTGAACGCATCCTCGATGCCGCGCTGTCCTGCGTCACCGAGTTCGGGGTGCGTCGGACCACACTGGTGGAGGTCGCCAAGCGTGCCGGTGTCAGCCGTCCGTCGGTGTATCGGCGCTGGCCCGATGTGCGCTCCCTGGTCGCCGAACTGCTGACGCGGGAAATGGCCTCGATCCTGCCCGCGACCGGACAGGGGCATGCGCGCGATCGCCTGGTCCAGTCGGTGGCAGGTCTGGTCACCCAGGTGCGTGAGCACTCGATTTTCGCGGCAATCCTGCGGTCCGATCCCGAACTCCTGCTGACCTACATCGTGCGGCGGTTGGGCACCAGCCAGCGCGCACTCATCGGCTGGACCGCGCTGCTCATCGCCGAGGGTCAGGCGGACGGATCGATTCGCACCGGTGGCCCTGAGCAGATGGCGGCGATGGTGCTGCTGATCGGCCAATCGGTTCTCCAGTCGGCGCGCATCGTCGCCGACATTCTCTCGCCGGATGAGCTGGTGAATGAATTGGCCGCTGCCATCGACGGATATCTCACGGCTTGA
- a CDS encoding alpha/beta fold hydrolase, translating to MVPLSSEVPTRSGIARNGDIELFYEDLGNPGDPAVILVMGVAAQLPMWPDGFCQRLLDRGYRVIRFDNRDCGLSTKLDGHKAPGSVRRRVVRYAFGVGSEVPYTLLDMAEDVRTLIDHLDLDTVHIAGASMGGMIVQVFAGTHPERVNSVGIIYSATGRPFSRLPSWALIKTAMTAPGKNATPEEWLEFEVNTGIVYNGPDNLPSREALRQRILEHRARSDYKVGTVRQFDAILGTGSLLRFTRAITAPTVVIHGRNDPLVPYQNGRVVAKNIRNSRFALIEGMGHDLPEPVWEPVTTELLATFDRGTARSRGSVCRTD from the coding sequence ATGGTGCCGTTGTCCTCCGAAGTTCCCACCCGATCAGGCATCGCACGTAACGGCGATATCGAGCTCTTCTACGAAGACCTCGGCAACCCGGGCGATCCCGCGGTCATCCTCGTCATGGGTGTAGCGGCGCAGCTCCCGATGTGGCCGGACGGGTTCTGCCAGCGACTCCTCGACCGAGGCTATCGCGTGATCCGCTTCGATAACCGCGATTGCGGGCTGTCGACGAAGCTGGACGGACACAAGGCGCCGGGATCGGTCCGGCGCCGGGTGGTCCGCTACGCGTTCGGCGTGGGCAGTGAGGTCCCGTACACGCTCCTCGACATGGCCGAGGACGTCCGTACCCTCATCGACCACCTTGACCTGGACACCGTGCATATAGCGGGTGCCTCGATGGGTGGGATGATCGTGCAGGTCTTCGCGGGCACCCACCCCGAGCGCGTCAACTCCGTCGGCATCATCTACTCGGCGACTGGCCGCCCATTCTCACGGTTGCCGTCCTGGGCACTTATCAAGACCGCCATGACGGCCCCCGGTAAGAACGCGACGCCCGAGGAATGGCTCGAGTTCGAGGTGAACACCGGCATCGTCTACAACGGGCCCGACAACCTGCCCTCCCGCGAGGCACTGCGACAGCGCATCCTGGAACACCGGGCCCGCAGCGACTACAAGGTGGGTACCGTGCGCCAATTCGATGCCATCCTCGGCACCGGCAGCCTGCTGCGCTTCACCCGCGCCATCACCGCCCCGACGGTCGTGATCCACGGCCGCAATGACCCGCTGGTGCCGTATCAGAACGGGCGGGTGGTGGCCAAGAACATCCGGAACTCGCGGTTCGCGCTCATCGAAGGCATGGGCCACGATCTGCCCGAGCCCGTGTGGGAGCCCGTGACCACGGAGTTGTTGGCAACTTTCGACAGGGGCACCGCCCGCTCGCGGGGCTCTGTGTGCAGGACTGACTAG
- the rplL gene encoding 50S ribosomal protein L7/L12 — MAKLSTEELIDAFKELTLLELSEFVKTFEEVFEVTAAAPVAVAAAGGAAPAAEAAEEQSEFDVILESAGDKKIGVIKVVREIVSGLGLKEAKDLVDAAPKPLLEKVAKEAAEDAKAKLEAAGATITVK; from the coding sequence ATGGCAAAGCTGAGCACCGAGGAACTGATCGATGCTTTCAAGGAGCTGACGCTGCTTGAGCTGTCCGAGTTCGTCAAGACCTTCGAAGAGGTCTTCGAGGTCACCGCCGCCGCTCCGGTCGCCGTCGCCGCTGCCGGTGGCGCTGCCCCGGCCGCCGAGGCTGCCGAGGAGCAGAGCGAGTTCGACGTCATCCTGGAGAGCGCCGGCGACAAGAAGATCGGCGTGATCAAGGTTGTGCGCGAGATCGTCTCCGGCCTGGGTCTGAAGGAAGCCAAGGACCTGGTCGACGCAGCCCCCAAGCCGCTGCTGGAGAAGGTCGCCAAGGAGGCCGCCGAGGACGCCAAGGCCAAGCTCGAGGCTGCCGGCGCGACGATCACCGTCAAGTAG
- a CDS encoding alpha/beta fold hydrolase, with product MTASTAKVGDIELCYEEFGNPADPALLLIMGIGAQMVFWRTEFCQQLAGQGYRVIRFDNRDCGLSTKLDGVRAGGGSLLPTMAKFLAGVKIAGTAYTLVDMAADAAGLLDHLGIEQAHIVGASMGGMIAQVFAAEHPDRTETVSIIMSSNNQPFLPPPGPRQLMALLTPPPAGATREQIIANSVQVGRTIGSPKYRQSEAKSYLHAAEYYDRSYYPKGFARQFAAIMGTGSLVPFNNRITSPALVLHGRADKLMRPSGARAIARATPGARLALIDGMGHDLPEPLWNRVIAKLTENFARSEPAEDATESEAADR from the coding sequence ATGACGGCCAGCACCGCCAAGGTCGGCGATATCGAGCTGTGCTACGAGGAGTTCGGCAACCCAGCCGACCCCGCGCTGCTACTCATCATGGGCATTGGCGCGCAGATGGTGTTCTGGCGCACCGAGTTCTGCCAGCAGCTCGCCGGCCAGGGCTACCGTGTCATCCGCTTCGACAACCGGGACTGTGGCCTGTCGACCAAGCTGGACGGGGTGCGCGCCGGGGGCGGATCGCTCCTTCCCACGATGGCGAAATTCCTTGCCGGAGTGAAAATTGCCGGCACCGCGTACACCCTGGTGGACATGGCGGCCGACGCGGCCGGTCTACTCGATCATCTCGGCATCGAGCAGGCACATATCGTGGGCGCTTCGATGGGTGGCATGATCGCGCAGGTTTTCGCCGCCGAGCATCCTGATCGGACCGAGACGGTCAGCATCATCATGTCGAGCAACAACCAGCCGTTCCTGCCACCGCCCGGACCACGTCAGCTGATGGCGCTGTTGACGCCTCCGCCCGCCGGCGCCACCCGTGAGCAGATCATCGCCAATAGCGTGCAGGTGGGCCGGACCATCGGCAGTCCGAAATACCGCCAGTCCGAGGCGAAGTCATATCTACACGCTGCCGAGTACTACGACCGTAGCTACTACCCCAAGGGTTTCGCCCGGCAATTCGCCGCGATCATGGGGACCGGTAGCCTGGTGCCATTCAACAACCGAATCACCTCGCCCGCACTGGTTTTGCACGGCAGGGCCGACAAGCTGATGCGTCCTTCGGGAGCGCGCGCCATCGCTCGCGCCACCCCCGGCGCACGGTTGGCACTGATCGACGGAATGGGCCACGATCTGCCCGAACCGCTGTGGAACCGGGTCATTGCCAAGCTCACCGAGAACTTCGCCCGATCAGAGCCCGCAGAGGACGCAACGGAATCCGAGGCCGCGGACCGCTAA
- a CDS encoding carotenoid oxygenase family protein — translation MTATVQPTAVESLYLTGVWEPVQQEVTSTDLKVTGTIPDYLDGRYLRNGPNPAAEVDPATYHLFSGDAMVHGLSLRDGKAQWYRNRWVRTASVRKALGEAAVAVGTSAGTSLIGPNTNALSHAGRTLALVEGGIANYELTEELDTVGTCDFQGTLPGGYTAHPKIDPDTGEMHAVSYSFARGNTVQYSVIDVSGRARRTVDIKVHGSPMMHDFTLTEKYVVFYDLPVTLDASMITKSVPMPAILRKPAQLVMQSLIGKIKIPGPIAAKASQLSGKSPSIPYSWNPKYPARIGVMPREGGKSDVRWFEIEPCYVFHPLNGYSEMRDGQEVLVIDLVRYDSMFSADVLGPSDARGLLDRWVINLAKGTVTMERRDDRHLEFPRINEQLTGKKHRYGYLPCIAGAFESDGKVDGSLVKFDYQTGTDSRTALDSLAVGEMSFVPNPSGTAEDDGVLVGFGLSAGTSDGKFVVLDAQTLELAATVDLPQRVPAGFHGNWDPR, via the coding sequence ATGACCGCCACAGTCCAGCCCACCGCCGTGGAGAGCTTGTATCTGACCGGAGTCTGGGAGCCGGTTCAGCAGGAAGTGACAAGTACCGACCTGAAAGTCACCGGCACCATTCCGGACTACCTGGATGGGCGCTACCTGCGTAACGGTCCCAACCCGGCCGCCGAGGTGGACCCCGCGACCTACCACCTGTTCAGCGGCGATGCGATGGTGCACGGCCTGTCGTTACGCGACGGGAAGGCGCAGTGGTACCGCAATCGCTGGGTGCGCACCGCGTCGGTGCGCAAGGCATTGGGGGAGGCGGCGGTCGCCGTCGGTACCTCGGCCGGCACATCGCTGATCGGACCCAACACCAATGCGCTCAGTCATGCCGGTCGCACCCTGGCGTTGGTGGAGGGCGGTATCGCCAACTACGAGCTCACCGAGGAGCTGGATACCGTCGGGACCTGCGATTTCCAGGGGACACTGCCGGGCGGATACACCGCCCACCCGAAAATTGATCCCGATACGGGTGAAATGCATGCCGTCTCATACTCTTTCGCGCGCGGGAACACCGTGCAGTATTCAGTCATCGACGTCTCGGGCAGGGCCCGCCGTACGGTTGACATCAAGGTCCACGGTTCTCCGATGATGCACGACTTCACTCTCACCGAGAAGTACGTCGTCTTCTACGACCTGCCCGTCACCCTGGACGCCTCGATGATCACCAAGTCGGTGCCAATGCCGGCGATTCTGCGCAAGCCCGCCCAGCTGGTCATGCAATCCCTGATTGGCAAGATCAAGATCCCCGGCCCGATCGCCGCCAAGGCGAGTCAACTCTCGGGGAAGTCGCCCTCGATTCCGTACTCGTGGAATCCCAAGTACCCGGCCAGAATTGGTGTGATGCCGCGTGAGGGAGGAAAATCCGATGTGCGCTGGTTCGAGATCGAGCCGTGTTACGTGTTCCACCCGCTGAACGGATACTCCGAGATGCGTGACGGCCAGGAAGTCCTGGTGATCGATCTGGTCCGTTACGACTCCATGTTCTCCGCCGACGTACTCGGCCCCAGCGATGCGCGCGGACTGCTTGACCGTTGGGTTATCAACCTGGCCAAGGGCACCGTCACCATGGAGCGTCGTGATGACCGCCATCTCGAGTTCCCCCGGATCAACGAGCAGCTGACGGGTAAGAAGCACCGGTACGGATATCTGCCCTGCATTGCCGGGGCATTCGAGTCCGACGGCAAGGTGGACGGCAGCCTGGTCAAGTTCGATTACCAGACGGGTACCGACAGCCGGACTGCGCTTGATTCGCTCGCGGTGGGTGAGATGTCGTTTGTGCCGAATCCTTCGGGAACTGCCGAAGACGATGGTGTGCTCGTCGGGTTCGGTCTCAGCGCCGGGACGTCCGACGGCAAGTTCGTGGTGCTGGACGCACAGACTCTGGAGCTTGCGGCAACGGTCGATCTGCCACAGCGAGTGCCGGCAGGATTCCATGGGAACTGGGACCCCCGCTAA
- a CDS encoding ABC1 kinase family protein, translated as MALLSEAARLGTTGWQVARTAGRVLGKITKKGSFEQKVIAELPQTFSDLGPTYVKLGQIIASSPGAFGEPLSREFRGLLDRVPPADSAQVRELIISELGDEPEKLFASFDSEPFASASIAQVHYATLHSGEDVVVKIQRPGIRRRVAADLQIMKRGAALLELGKVGRMLSARDVVDDFSGNLSEELDFLAEGQAMQTWVEHLHTSSLGKNIRVPDVHWHYTTSKVLTMERVHGIRIDDAPAIRKAGFDGTELVKSLLFSVFESGLRQGLFHGDLHAGNLLVDHEGRIVFLDFGIVGFIDPRTRWLLRELIHALLVKKDHRAAGKIVVLLGAVGNPGDADKGTQDMRAFATPLTMKSLGDMSYSEIGKQLSALAEQYDVKLPRELVLIGKQFLYVERYMKLLAPRWQMMEDPELTGYFGNFIVDISREHNREGDI; from the coding sequence GTGGCGTTGCTCTCCGAGGCCGCGCGGCTGGGCACCACAGGCTGGCAGGTCGCCCGCACCGCAGGCCGAGTGCTGGGCAAGATCACCAAGAAGGGCAGCTTCGAGCAGAAGGTCATCGCCGAGCTTCCCCAGACCTTCTCCGATCTGGGCCCCACGTACGTCAAGCTCGGCCAGATCATCGCGTCCAGTCCGGGCGCGTTCGGCGAGCCGCTGTCCCGTGAATTCCGGGGGCTGCTCGACCGCGTCCCGCCCGCCGATTCAGCCCAGGTTCGAGAACTCATCATCTCCGAGCTCGGCGATGAACCCGAAAAGCTCTTCGCCAGCTTTGACTCCGAGCCGTTCGCATCCGCGTCGATCGCCCAGGTTCATTACGCGACACTGCATTCCGGCGAGGACGTGGTAGTCAAGATCCAACGTCCGGGGATCCGCCGCCGGGTCGCGGCCGACCTGCAGATCATGAAGCGCGGAGCGGCGCTACTGGAACTAGGCAAGGTGGGCCGGATGCTCTCCGCCCGCGACGTGGTGGACGATTTCTCCGGAAACCTTTCCGAGGAACTGGATTTCCTCGCCGAAGGCCAGGCCATGCAGACCTGGGTGGAGCACCTGCACACCTCGTCGCTCGGCAAGAACATCCGGGTACCGGACGTGCACTGGCACTACACGACATCCAAGGTGCTCACCATGGAGCGGGTGCACGGCATCCGGATCGACGACGCGCCGGCCATCCGCAAGGCGGGCTTCGACGGCACCGAGCTGGTGAAGTCGTTGTTGTTCTCGGTGTTCGAATCCGGTCTGCGTCAAGGCTTGTTCCACGGCGACCTGCATGCGGGAAATCTTCTCGTGGACCACGAGGGCCGGATCGTATTCCTGGACTTCGGCATCGTCGGATTCATCGACCCACGGACCCGCTGGCTGTTGCGCGAGCTGATTCACGCGCTACTGGTCAAGAAGGACCATCGCGCCGCGGGCAAAATCGTGGTTCTGCTGGGCGCCGTCGGCAATCCCGGCGACGCCGATAAGGGCACCCAGGACATGCGGGCCTTCGCCACTCCACTGACCATGAAATCCCTTGGGGACATGTCATATTCGGAGATCGGCAAGCAGCTGTCCGCACTCGCTGAACAATACGACGTCAAGCTTCCGCGTGAGCTGGTACTCATCGGCAAGCAATTCCTGTACGTCGAGCGGTACATGAAGCTGCTGGCGCCGCGCTGGCAGATGATGGAAGACCCCGAACTCACAGGCTACTTCGGCAACTTCATTGTCGACATCAGCCGTGAGCACAACCGCGAGGGAGACATCTGA
- a CDS encoding cyclopropane mycolic acid synthase family methyltransferase, protein MSRLTPKFSDVQAHYDLSDDFFALFLDPSRTYSCAYFEPESLTLAQAQQAKIDLALGKLGLEPGMTLLDVGCGWGSTLKRALEHYDVNVIGLTLSKNQFTHVTKLLDSTESSRTHEVRLAGWEEFDGTVDRIVSIGAFEHFGHERYASFFEMAHRILPDDGKMLLHTIVSFHPEELKRRGVPLLMSRVRFMHFMLTEIFPGGRLPSVPMVDQHAAQAGFRITRHQALQLHYARTLDCWAENLVAHKDEAISLQSQEVYDRYIKYLTGCADAFREGWIDVVQFTCEK, encoded by the coding sequence ATGTCCAGATTGACCCCTAAGTTCTCTGATGTACAAGCACATTACGACCTGTCTGACGACTTCTTCGCGCTGTTTCTCGACCCCAGTAGGACCTACAGCTGCGCATACTTCGAGCCCGAGAGCCTGACACTCGCGCAGGCACAGCAGGCCAAGATCGACCTCGCGCTCGGAAAACTGGGTCTAGAGCCCGGGATGACCCTGCTGGATGTCGGCTGCGGTTGGGGTTCCACCCTGAAACGCGCCCTCGAGCACTACGACGTCAATGTCATCGGCCTGACCCTCAGCAAAAACCAATTCACGCACGTCACCAAGCTTCTCGACTCCACTGAAAGTTCGCGCACGCACGAGGTTCGGTTGGCCGGGTGGGAGGAATTCGACGGCACCGTCGACCGAATCGTCAGCATCGGCGCCTTCGAGCATTTCGGCCACGAACGGTACGCCAGCTTCTTCGAGATGGCCCACCGGATACTTCCTGACGATGGAAAGATGTTGCTGCACACCATTGTCAGCTTTCACCCGGAGGAATTGAAGCGCAGGGGAGTTCCGCTACTGATGTCGCGGGTTCGATTCATGCACTTTATGCTCACCGAGATATTCCCTGGTGGCCGTTTGCCTTCCGTACCGATGGTGGACCAGCATGCCGCGCAGGCGGGCTTCCGCATTACCCGCCACCAAGCGCTGCAACTCCACTATGCGCGCACCCTGGACTGCTGGGCCGAGAACCTGGTCGCACACAAGGACGAAGCGATTTCCCTTCAATCCCAAGAGGTTTACGACAGGTACATCAAGTACCTGACAGGTTGCGCCGATGCCTTCCGGGAGGGCTGGATCGACGTAGTTCAGTTCACCTGCGAGAAGTAG